In the genome of Phragmites australis chromosome 9, lpPhrAust1.1, whole genome shotgun sequence, the window TTAATAACTATAGCTCGTTCCAATTGCCATCTCAGGGAAGATGCTTATGACCGCGTCGTCTAGAAGGCTTCAAGAATCAGAAGACAACGATGACGCCCTTCAAAAACAAGCAAGCCAGGATGGATCGAGTATTTAGCGATTAGGATTGTCCACCATTTGATCCTAGAGATAATTCCATAATTCCATGACCATGTGTGCCACTGAATATTAACAAAATTCTTGATTTACCAAAAGAAATTATAGTCCCTTCTATACCATCACttaatgtttttctttctaTGAGTGCTATCATCGTCATAACGGAGGTGAATGAAAAAAACTAAATTAGTGATATGTAAGGGATCGTGTTTTTGCAGTGACAAATCGAGGTTTTTTAATATTCAGTGGCACACAGATAATTCCCTGATCCTATCGTTTTACTTCATGTCACAAGGGGGATAAAATGATGGCAATAGCACTTAagggataaaaaaataaaattagtgGCATGTAAGGGATCATTTTTTGCAGTGACAAATCgagattttttaatattaagtGGCACACATAGAATTCCCTGATCCTATCGTTTTACTTCATGTCTATTGTGCCGACACatatgaccttgatgtgaggactACTACCTCCGATCCTTACAagtctatttagaattgttattGGTCAAACCTTCTAAGCTTTGACTATCGATATCtagaaaatcatatagattgatAATGTATGGTTGATGCTACCATATTCATCATTAATATTACTTTTATGATatatataactctttctatattaaataatatattttcttaGATATTGCTAGTTAAATTGTTATATTGGAGATCATGTCAATCTcctaatagacttatatttgagATCGGAGTACTTATCAATGTTGTTTGTTGTTCGAGGGAATTTAGGATATGACATTCAATTCGGTGGTAATTCAGGATTCTGGCATTCAATTCTGTGCCTAATTTTCTCGACATAAAGTCACAAATAATCCTGAATTGATACCGAAACGAGTGTCATATCCTGAATTATTCATTATCGTTCCGTGTAGAAATTTCTTGCCTTGGAAACGAAAGCTGGATAGATAGAGCTAATCTCTATCATGCGGCACTGAGCCACTGACCTCACCATGCACCACTCGGCACTGAGTTGCCTGCTACCCATATCTACCATACATTTTTCTATATTAATGCCAAGTGGTTCTGATAGTGTACACATCCAGATATAAAGGGGAGGTCGTCTGAGGTCGAGGAATCAAACTACTCCAGCTGCCTAAgctatttcttcttcctctcgatcGATCAAGCTTGTCCTTTTTTTCTGTCTGATTGAGCCGAAGTCCGCGGTGGCAGCAGCAGATCCATCGCGCGAGCGGCCATGTCCATGTGTAGCAAGAACGACAAGAAAGATGGCGAGCAGACAGGCGGCAGCACGATGACGGTGCCGGCGATGAGGAAGGGGCCgtggatggaggaggaggacgcgcaGCTGGTATGGTTCGTGCGCTTGTTCGGTGAACGCCGCTGGGATTTTTTAGCAAAGGTCTCAGGTTTGCGCGGTGGCGGGTGCATGATCCatccccatgcatgcatgcatgcatcgatcGTCCCCTCGCCTCCATGGTGAGGCgtggcgtgcgtgcgtgcgtgcgtgcatgggGATTGATCGCGGTCGACGGGCGGTGTTAACCATTTGGTTCTTCTTCTCGACGTCCTGCAGGTCTGAGGCGCACCGGCAAGAGTTGCCGCCTGCGGTGGGTCAACTACCTCCACCCGGGCCTCCGGCGCGGCCGCATCACGGCCGAAGAGGAGCGCCTCATCCTCAGCCTCCACGAGCAGTGGGGCAGCAGGTGGTCGCGCATCGCCAGGAGCCTCCCCGGCCGCACcgacaacgagatcaagaaTTTCTGGAGGACGCGGACGAGGAAGAAGGCGCTCGAAGAGAGGAGGCAGAACAGCAACAACAAGACGGCAGGAGcagcggcatccccttcgtcCTCGCTGGCGTCTGACAGCCCCGGATCTCCGAACAGCGGCGGCACGGCCACTTCCTCGTCGGTGCCGTCCGAATCAGCGCCACGAGAGAGCACCGGCGACGAGGCCGAGCTCGAGGAGGCGTCCACCACCGCAGCAAGCCAGCACCAACAGCAGCCGCACCAGGAGGAGTGCTGCACCATGGACCAGCTTTGGAACGAGATCGCGGCGGCCGATGCGGCGGAGAGCTACGTGGTTGACAGCTGGGGAGCCTGTCATGGCGCTGCCGCCGAGGCCGAGCCGTCGTCGCCGGTGTGGGAGTTCTGCTCGGATTATTCTCTCTGGGGGATCGACGACGAAGAGTACTACAAGAAGATGCTCGATGCCTCCTGATCCATCCATATCGATCCATCATCTCATATATTTGTGCCGTAATTACTAGTGCTATTACGCTTCTGATTTCATCTTTTCGTACTCGTTTAATTGCCTAATGTATAAAAGAAGGTATTAATACGTTGATGCATGCACGCTACGTCGTTAATTTGCTCATCCAGGGTAGGCCTGGATCATCAGTGTTCTATGATTATGAGAGTTTTCACATTAAATGGTAACAGTATATATGTAAGAGATTAAGAGTGTTGATAAATTAGATAGATCATGGTGAGAGCACTGTATATTAGTAGTAGGGTAGGGCCTGGCTATACCTCGCTCTAGTGTTTTGGACTATTTCTGTGCAGTTAAATCTTACTCTTCTTGCCGATCCAGCCGacctttttcttcctcctcctgatcttctttttccttttattgATACATGTTGATGAGCTTCTCCATAGTCGTGGTCGCTCTCGCCCCTCCCTCCTACTTTTGTCTCCAGCGTGGGCACCGGATCCACCACCGTCGGTCACCACACTATGCTAACCTGATTTTATTTGACGTCTCCACCCCAACTCTCCCCACCGGCAATCTTCCACCACCTCAGTTGGCGATGCCTCCACCGTATCTCTGCACCGCCCACCAACCATCGCCACCATTAACCAACCTACCTCCTTAGCCATCCCTCTATGCTCGAAGATTAGAGGGAGCCTCGATGGAGCCCGAACCCCCAAACTCAAACCTTGATCCTACCCTTGCAGGTGACTCGTAGGAGCTCGCTGGAGATGATCACTCGAGATGAAGAAGAGAGTGAAGAggggaaagaagaaaaaatcgaGCTTAAAGAGAGCGAGAAACACCCGACTAGAATTTAGGATTCCCGTAGTGATAGTATTGTGACTGTGAATAATTGCATTTTCTGACTCTCCTGATACCTGTACTTGCTTGCATAACTTAAAGGGTTGTTCTGTAGTTCTTCACCAGCACACACCAGTCGTATGGATAAGGAAAAGAAGTTACGGCACAGCACGTAACATCAATGCAAGTGATGTAGAATTTTGGTTCGAGCTCTTCCACGTGAGTGTTTTAGGAGCTCCTAACACTCGATTCTTTTCAACCATCCAATTTTAAAATATGCGGCTCAGATTCAATCCAACTCTGTAGTAGTAGAAAGTCGGGTGTTCTCGATGAAACACCTGAATTTTCGATTTACACCAACACTACTTAAAAATTGCACTAAAAAATTAGCGTAACTCCAATATAATCTAACTGTAACTCCAATATAAATTAATTATAGTTATAGTTATGAACAGAAATTCATGTGCTGCAGGCCCTAGAAACACTCGAATTTTTCTTCCCTAAAAATTCAGTTGTTGAAGGCCCTAAAAACACACTAATTTTTCTTAACTCCAACACTCAGCACGGATCTCAGTGTAGATCGAGTGGACAGAAAATCAGGTGTTGGAGGCGGTCTCCAAAACACTCGAGTGACATATAGCAATTCGGAAGCTAAAAACAAACTTATTTTATGCACCCGAGAGCATGCAAATAATTCATAATATGCACCAGGAagagcgcatgcatgcatggcggcATAGGACTCTAACAATAGAACCATCTCGGCATCtgtggggggagagagagaaagatgatgctcatcatatcaTGAGGTGGCCACTGGCCAGCGGGCAAGAGGGGAAGGAAGAAGAGGTATATCATTATCATCGTGCATGCATGATCACCACAACCACACCGCAATGCAAGAAGCCAAGCCATCATATGCCATTGTGCAGGTCCCTATCCAACTTTTCCTTGCATCCCCACCTTTTCATCCCTCCAACAATCTAACACCACCACAAACACTAGTAGTTTTTTTATAGCAAATGAGAGTGACTATTAGTGTGTGATCCACATCAGCTGTGAGGCCACACACAGGAACAGTGAAAGTATGCTACACGCACAAACTAATTAAACGCTcccacaaatttttttttaaacaaaggGCTTGACTCTTGTCCATATTTCTTGGTCCGCTGGTCCACATGTCAACGACTCATCGATATGGTTGTACGCATACCTAAACTACACGCCTAACTCTTTATGTagtgatatgtttttttttggcGGTCGTGCAAGTTGGATCAAATTCAAGTAAAAAAAGGTCAAGTGGCTTTTGTGATAAGGAGGTTGAATAAAAGTTGCCTTTGAAATTTCCTTCTTCTGATCTGGTGATAATTAAGGCCACTCCTTACTTGTGCAATTGCATGCCTCTGCTTTAATTTGGTTCTAATTCTCGTTAACCTAGCATTATCATTGTAAAATTATTACATCCACTAGCCAGTGGTTCATGACGTATAGCACCTTTAGTGCGCATTTTATTTTAGTGTGCTAGTAGTAACCCTGGCCGCCGGCCCATCTTAGAATACATGTTCATTTGTGATTATTTTAATTCCTTAAATAATGATCTGCAAATAAACTAGATCTAGATAATGGTGTGTAAACCATTGATCTAAGCAATAGATCTATCGCACACGTCAACCACATGTTCATCACGTTAACGATAACACGAAGGAACATATCTAAAGCATGAACAACAGAACAAATACACCTGTTGCATATACACGTTCTATCATGACATATCATCCTAGATCAATAATACTAATAATAAGAGTAAGCAGCATCGTCATGAACAGAATATGCATTAACAACCCCAATTTATCTATCTACTAATGGATCATAATGACTTACAGGGAAGCACTCCTTCAGCGGTTGTTGTAGAGTCCAATCCGCCGAAGAAGACAGCGAGCAACATAATGGAAGAAAGTAGATGCATTGTCGATGTTGAGGAAGCATATGATCAGCGAGCAGTCATAATGATGCTTCCCAAAAACTTGATTCGCTCCTAACCCGTGCATGTTCTTGAGGGACAATGGTTTCATAAACCTACTCTCCCAACAACGTTGGCACACAAGCACCGGGATGGAGTAGTCTTGCTATGGCGGTGCAGTAGAGAGAAAAAGGCAAAAACTCTAACTCTCATATTTCTTATGGTGGTGGTCGgtagatatatatagaaacTCGTATGGTTGAGATGCCTCTTAACTGATGCGAACTTTGTATCTTATAACCGTGTTGACCACCTTCCTAGtagcaaaagaataaaaactaaaaaaaaaggtTGTGCTTGCGCAAGCTTCTGGACCTAATTTCGACGGACGATTCACGCAGATGTCATATGCTCGCACCCTTCTCTCCAACCCTGATCAGGTGAGGCGAGTGAGCACGCACGTGTTGTTCTTGTCCTCCCATCTAATGAGATGGAGGGCACAACTTATTTTAAGTTGGTCTACATCAACATCTATCCACTAATAAGGTGGAACTAAAGAACAATATCCTACCTTGACATGATGGGTATTTGAAATTTATTAGGAAGTATCATGAGCCAAGCACATATATTCTAACATACCTTCACAAGATCTCAAAGTATGACTTTACATCGCTTATCATATCCATTCGTGTCCCAAAAATAAGTATGCTATCAATATGCAAATACAAAATTACTCTTGTACCCACCATTGTGGTAGTACACGTACTTGTTGGCTTCATGTACTCACAAGATCGGTAGATATCAAAGTTTTTCAAACTTCTCGTGCTATTACTTAGGCACTTGCTTTAAGGCCATACAAAAATTCCACCAATTTACACTCCTTACCCTCTTGTCTGGGTATTACAAATCCATCATACTACTCCATATAAATATCCCACGTCTATTTGATTAACGAGATCTTTCCATTTAGGAAAACTGTCTCCATGTTTATTTGATTAACAAGATAAATCATATGAGTGTGGCTGATAGGTATACATAGAGAACCTGGGGTGGTTTAGACATCTGTTAACTGATATGATCCCCATATCTTATGAACCATGTTGACCATCTTTCCAcctaacaaaaaataaaaactaatcATACATGTATAAATTATTGGACCTGATTTCAATACACCATTAATGACGAGGTGCTTGTCTATCCACAAGCAGAGTAGGTCTGCAACCGCCGGCCGGACTCCACCTCCGACGGGAGGCCGGTGCATGTGGGCCTTTGGGTGCGGAAGCTGGGATGGATGATCATTGGACCCGACTGTATTCTGTCATGTTATGCGGATCCCATGCATACAGAATTCTGGCCCAGCCTTACCACCCTGTGAATAATTGTGATGCCATTGCTCATCGTAGCATACAAACCTGCAGTACGAAATTACAAGTATATCGGGAAACGACATAACTTGTTAGTCTGGTTCGCATTATATGTATCGAAATTTCCTTGGGTTTGGCGTCTGCTTGTATTATTTTATGCGGATGATGGAGCTTGGACTTGTATTACGAGACGGAATTTAACTGCAAAAGTCTTATGGTCAGTCCCAGTCCATGAAACACAACACTCCTGGACTGACCGGCCCGTGAgaagggattaaaattttaccaaaattttgataaaattttatgaattttgataaaattttatgAACTTTATTCCTTAGCATATCTTCCATTTTTCTCTCCATTGGCTTCTCCGTAGCACCATCACATGTATTTGCTCTTACAAAGTCAGTTTCTATAACTAATATGCATGCTGGGCCGTTCTAGGCCTGCCTAAATGCAGCGCACCAAAACAAAGCATGAGATCTTCTTCTCattctggaaaaaaaatcttcttcttcttccagctgcagcctgcaggttGGTCGATCTGgacctctgctctgctctgctcagCCTGCCACCATCGAACAGTTTCGATGAGATCCGTAATCAGCTTTGACAGGAAATGAGACCAAGAAAGAGACTTTGCTGCCGCAGAAAGCGAGATCATGCCAAGATTGAGATGACAAAGATACACAGCTATATAAGCGGTTAAATGGACAAGTTTTGACCTGCCTTTTTTACCACTTTGACGATGACTTGGATTGATGGATGGATTGGGACCTCTACCTGACATGACGCAACTTTATCCTGACAAGTTACTGGTAGTCTACTGCTCCTACCTACTACTGGACTTTGCAGGCTGCAGTTCCGCACTGAACAGCTAGCTTCTTTTCAGATTCCAtgatatattattttcagtactTACTTTCTGCATAGTCAGATTTAGAAAACCTAGTTCTGTAACAAATTCCAGGATTAAACCCTTAATTATGGCCTATATATTGATATAAtgacacacatatatatagatagatagatatagaTACGCAGCGTGGGCAcgaactttttatttttacatttcttaaatcgaaaatttcaaaaatagacatctttttgaaaaaaagggGTCCTATTTCtgcatttttttctatttaagaaatataaaaatataaaaatcgtGTGGGCACACGACAGTAGTAGCAGGAGATGCAAACTAATGACATGTGTATATAAATCAAATATATTGAATGTACAAGCAGGGATGTAGCAATCGATGGTATATACACCACAAATCTTGTGGATGGATGTATATatcgatgcatgcatgcatttccCTCTCCTAGCTGTGGTCCTCTAGTGCTGATGGATATggatatatacatgcatgctaCCCAGATAGCAGCTTTCAGGTGAGAACAGAACACTACATGTATGGTAGTAGCATGCGCTGGGATTGGGATGCTAAGGATATTAACCTAGCTGCTAATAGCACCTGATGAACCAAAAAATAGGAGTAAATAAACCCGATCGACTGAAGAACGATCAACGTAATCGAATTGCATTACGGATTGTTATTAGCTATACATCTACTCCTGACCTGTATCATATCAGCTGCAGCTTTAATTTGGGTGGTCCTGCACTAGTTTAGTTTGAGCAGACAAGGCGATGTGCAGAGAAATAAATTATATGCAGCGGTTGTCCCTTGCTACAGCACCATTGGATGGCCGTAGCTATCCTTAACGTGATACCAAAATGGTTATGAGATCTACTTAATGTTAATTATATATGTTAAGTAATAAACAtgtatgataattttttatttagataaaATTTACTGTTTTGAGATCCACATTAAGAATAAATAATTATCATCAGAAAAAGACTATGCAACATCGCCACATAAAATTTATTTCCGACGTGCAGGAGATCGCTCAGATGAAGAAACGGATTGTGGACGCGACCCTTATCcaaaaaatgaataaattaaacatgtggcatgcatgcatgcatccctGGTCCCTGCTTATGTTATATTATTTGGTTTTAGGCAGCCACAAGAATATAATCATGGATGGATCATGGGTACACAATATGACAtgatcatatatatatttttttaaaaaaatgataacGAATTAAATCGATTATCTATCTGGGGACATCGATTACCTAGTAAACTTTATAGTATATACAAATTAAAATCCCTAGCTAGACAGACAAAACATGTGAGTGAGGccataagaagaagaagggcacatctaaaaggaaaaggaaaagcgCGACCACTTTACAAGAAACAAAGGGGGAAAAGTAGTAAAGTGCAAAAAACGTACAAATACTAGCAATCTAGGTTTGATTTTCTCCGTCCTCGGCTG includes:
- the LOC133929592 gene encoding myb-related protein MYBAS1-like, translating into MSMCSKNDKKDGEQTGGSTMTVPAMRKGPWMEEEDAQLVWFVRLFGERRWDFLAKVSGLRRTGKSCRLRWVNYLHPGLRRGRITAEEERLILSLHEQWGSRWSRIARSLPGRTDNEIKNFWRTRTRKKALEERRQNSNNKTAGAAASPSSSLASDSPGSPNSGGTATSSSVPSESAPRESTGDEAELEEASTTAASQHQQQPHQEECCTMDQLWNEIAAADAAESYVVDSWGACHGAAAEAEPSSPVWEFCSDYSLWGIDDEEYYKKMLDAS